CTACCATGCAGTATGATCAATAGCATTCCCGCCATTACAGAAACCCCGTTTGAAGCACGAAGCATCTGTTCCAATAACGGAGCCGGGTATCCCTTGCTGTGACGATGAATTGCATGAATGCCACCATGAACATATGAACTAAGCGGCTTCCAGGAATACTCTTTGAATTCCAGCAGCATGTCTACAGCCTCCTGTGGAGCTTTACCCTGTAGCTTCTCAAGCATTTTGCTGAGCATTGGAAGCTTGTTTGCTGTATTCGCTGATTCTTGGGTTAGCTCACTAGTTAATTTCGAAACTTCGATTTCTGAGGCCGCATAAAGCAACCACATAGCTCTGACCAGCGCCTCATACTGAAGACGGACAATTCCGGTAGCAGAGGTTAAGTTACCAAGCGAAATCAGCACCTTTGCACTTTCAGCATGTTCAAGGGCAACACTACACATGATTCTGCTTGCCCTGATTCTCTCCGAGTCATCGAACGGGGCAAGTCCCAGAAGCGCCGAGAGTTCGCTTTCTAGTTCGGCGGAACGTGACAAAAGGCTATTGTTCACTGGCATCCTCTTTACTCATAACGTTTGGTTAAGGGGCGGGCTTTAGCCCGTCCCGAGTGAGCGAAGCGAACGGCTTGAACCATTTGTTAGCCGTCATTGGATGGCGGCGGCACTATGGAATGACTGCCGTGGAGAGCATCAGCGTCGTCAACCGCTATGTTGGGTACCGTGAATGGACCAATTTTGCTCTCAAGGAATGTGAACCAAGAGCTTCCAAGGGAATTTATGAAGTCGACCAACCATTCGGGAGCGCGGTCACTATAGACCGGAGCCCAGACGAGACGCGGTACATCTGAGCCCGGAAAGGCTATGTAGCGATTGACCGTGAGATACACGAAGCAGTCGATGGACGAATAGGAGTTTTGAAGAAGGCTTGCCGCCAGCGCGCGAACAGGCTCAGGCCCAAGGGTTGTAAACCCATCGTTCACGAATAGGAGAACTCCTGTTGGGGCCTCAATTCCGAAGTGCAATTTTGTTTCACGAATTTGTCGATTTGCTTTCTTCAGAATTCGGGAAATGGGAGGCCGAAAGAGGCGAACAAACTCGCGATTAAACCAATTCGGCAGCGGTGCGTTACCACCGAGTAGAGCGGGTTTCCAGTGTGGATTCTCGGCGATGACTTTTGACATTAATCCGTCGAAGCCAGCGATGAACGCAGCTGAGGAACCGAACTCAGTAGCTACCTCTTTGAGCTCAGCAACGACCCCTTTCTCCTGAAAAAGAAAGTCTGCATTTTCAAAGGTCCGCGGGTTTGGGATAACTTGTTCGACGACGGTGTTACCTGAATGGCAGACAAATTCACGCCAAGTGGACTCGACGTTCAGTGCAGTGTGGGGACCTATGTCCCAGAAGTTGGGTATCGATGGCATGATGGCTAACGTCCAAATATGGGGCCGTAATGTAAGCGCGAAGCGCTGGAATGTAGGTCCCAGCTGCGAAGCAGCGCCATGATTTGCTTGTTATAAGCATTACTTGGTACAAAACAACTTTTGAAAAAAACCTGTTTTCTTCTTTTTTTGCGGCTTTTCAATTTCTTGCCATATAGGATTCGAAGCTTTCTCTAATGGGTCATGGATTTCGATAAGTTTTGTAACTAAATCGAAGGTTGACTCATAATCTACTATTTCGAAATTATCCGTTTCAACACCCTCATCAAACAGGAGGGGAAATACACTTACCCATGCAGAATAATATTTACGACAGAATTTCTCAGTGCCGAATAAATTTCCATGAGGGCCGCATATAAGAGCATGAGTAATCTGCTTGCGTGAACCGTTCACTTTTTTAGCACTTTCGATTTGTTGCTGATTTAAAGAAACCAGTACCAATTTATGCTTCATTCACACTCCTTGCTTATAACAGTTTTATTAGCGAGCGCGCTCGCTTTCACTCATATGACCAGTCGGCATTAAAAGCTTAACCAGCTGATCTTCATATAGATTTTCTTGTGAAAACCAAGAATCGTTCCACAAAAGCGAGCGGTCTCGTTTTTATGCGAGACAAGCGCTCATTATCATCACATCGGATGAGAAATAACGTCTTCTACTTCAATGAAGTAAAACTGGTCAAACCGGGGAAAACGAGCGTTCTTTATCGTCATAAATGGCCTGAAGTAGTTGGACCAACAGATACACTGTGCATCCAAACAGTTATTCGGCCCGGCAACTTACGATGCCCACCTTCCCTGCCGAGCAGGCAAGTTTGTCAGGAACAAACTTGAACATCCTCATGCCAACGATGACCCGTTGGGTAAAGACCATAGACGGTCCGAATAATCCCGGCATTAAAGAAACAACCACACATGACCTAAACCAAAAAATAGTTAATTATCAGCATAATAGGTTGAACGTCGATACAAATTGAATTCACGCTACCGCCCTTGAGTTACAGCCCCCACATGCTGATAGCGTCCTTGTTATCGATTTTGTCCGGTGCCAGGAAGCCGTTCCTGGCGAGTCGCTGGCTGTCGTCACTCCACTGACAAGTAATCTAACCCTCTAAAAAGAAAGGGTAAACCGCTTATTTAGGGAGCGGGCCAAAAGGTGTGGCCCTACACCTGCGAGGAAGCCGGAAGATGCAAGGGTTAAAACCGGGCATTGGAGGAAAGACACATAAGAGATTTAAGCTCCCTTGGCGGGGTTTAAGTCCCGCTTCGGGCATCAAAGAGGGAGCGCTGTGCCGATGTCTTTCCGCGATAACCGCCTGCCAACCCAAAGCGAGGGCAAATGGCAACGCCATCGCTCTGGCTTGTCTCTTTCTTGGCTAGCTGGGTGCCGGTTTGGGCATCTCGGCATCACCGCCATTGTCACCGGCAACAAAAAAGCGGGCCTTGGCCCGCGTCTTTGCTTTGGATGTGACTTAGAAAAAAATCAGATAAATCAAAGCGGCATAGAAGCCGTATTGGACCAGGTTGTACAGGGGCTTGTTGATGCCCTTGAGCTGGCGAACCCAGTTGCGCACCCTGAACAGGTAATGGAACGCCTTGTTGATAATACCGACTTTATCGCCCTTCACGTTCTTGGTGGCAGAAGCGGCCATCAGCGTGTAGGACAAGACGTTGTTGAACCAATCGACAAGGAAGAACCGCACCGGCCTTTTGACATCCAGAAACAGGATGATGCGGTTTTTATCGGTGTTGTTCTCGGCGTGGTGGAGGAAGGTTTCGTCGAACATTACCGACTCGCCATCTTTCCAATGGTATTTTTGCCCATCCACCACGATGTTGCAGTCTTCGGAGTTTGGCGTCACCAGCCCCAGGTGGTAACGCAGGGAGCCGGCATAAGGGTCGCGGTGCTCACCGAGGCGAGAACCCGGCGGCAGCATGGTAAACACCGCCGCCTTGACGCTGGGAATACCGGACAGCAACGCCACCGTCTTGGGGCAAAGCTGCTGGGCGGACTTGAGGTTGGTACCGCCATACCACTTCAGGTAAAAGCGTTTCCAGCCGGTGCGAAAGAAGGAGTTGAAACCAAGGTCGTCCAGATCTTCAGAGGCCTTGATTTGCGCAGCTTCATTGAGGCTCAATGCTTCGTCGCGGATCATTTCCCAATTGTCATCAATGACTTTCAGCTCGGGAAAATCATTGACCTTGAGAAAGGGGGTATTTTTAACGCTGGAAAACAAATAGAAGATGCAGTTGATGGGCCCCATCAGGTTGGCGTGATCCGTAACCTTACGCAATAACTTGCCATGCTGCACTACGCCACGATTCTGAACATAGATGCCACACAAAATAAAGACAGCTAATACCACCAGTCCCATGACCTGCTCCTCGTCGGTAAACCCTGTGATAACTACCTAAAATCGCCCCAAAACGCCATGGCTGCCCTTTAAAAAGATGCTCGAAAGCTGGGTTTTCAACCACATCCTGGCCCTTGCCTCGGGTGGGCTTACTGGCAAGTGCCTTTACCGCTTCCAGTACGTCCATTCAGCTCCCTGGTGAGTGCTCCGCTCTCGGCTGATGTACACACGAGAAGCGTGAAGTACCTTAGAACCTCAACCAGCAGACCTGCCTGCCTCAAACTCCCTTTGGCCAGCCGCCACCAATGCTTCCTTGCGCGCTTTTGTAAAGCGCTTTACCGCCAATTCGCGCCTCAATGCATCGGAGTGCGTCCCAACAAGCTCCGAGTAAACGAGGGTCAGCGGGCCTTTGCCGCGCAGCGCCTTGGCGCCCTTCCCTGCCTGGTGCTCGGCAAAGCGCCGCGCCACATCAAGGGTAATGCCGGTATAAAGATGGCCGCGTTTGGTGCGCACCAGATACAAAAACCAGGGCTTTTCCCCTAACAAAAGGGGCCTTTCGGCCCCGCTTTGCTCAGTTATGCCTGGGTCGGCAGTACCGGCTTTATCAGTCATAGATAGTGGGGATGGCTTTGCGCTTGTGCTGGGTGCGAAGGTAAATCTCCACCAGGCGGTCACGCACGCCGGTATCCACCGCTTTGCCTTCGAGGAAATCGTCGATTTGCTCGTAAGTGAGGCCAAGGGCGGCTTCGTCGGCCAATTGCGGGTTGAGGGTTTCAAGATCCGCAGTCGGTACCTTGTTAACCAGCACATCCGGCGCGCCCAAGTGTTTGGCGAGCGCCCGCACCTGACGCTTGGAAAGGCCAAAGAGCGGCACCAAGTCGCAGGCGCCATCGCCCCACTTGGTGTAAAAGCCGGTGATGTTCTCGGCGCTGTGGTCAGTGCCCAGCACCAAGCCACGGGTGAGGCCAGCGATTTCGTACTGGGCGATCATCCGGCTACGGGCCTTGACGTTG
This sequence is a window from Gallaecimonas pentaromativorans. Protein-coding genes within it:
- a CDS encoding DUF6988 family protein gives rise to the protein MNNSLLSRSAELESELSALLGLAPFDDSERIRASRIMCSVALEHAESAKVLISLGNLTSATGIVRLQYEALVRAMWLLYAASEIEVSKLTSELTQESANTANKLPMLSKMLEKLQGKAPQEAVDMLLEFKEYSWKPLSSYVHGGIHAIHRHSKGYPAPLLEQMLRASNGVSVMAGMLLIILHGSGEQRGKIPKIQTEFADCLPSARPQNS
- a CDS encoding aspartyl/asparaginyl beta-hydroxylase domain-containing protein, encoding MGLVVLAVFILCGIYVQNRGVVQHGKLLRKVTDHANLMGPINCIFYLFSSVKNTPFLKVNDFPELKVIDDNWEMIRDEALSLNEAAQIKASEDLDDLGFNSFFRTGWKRFYLKWYGGTNLKSAQQLCPKTVALLSGIPSVKAAVFTMLPPGSRLGEHRDPYAGSLRYHLGLVTPNSEDCNIVVDGQKYHWKDGESVMFDETFLHHAENNTDKNRIILFLDVKRPVRFFLVDWFNNVLSYTLMAASATKNVKGDKVGIINKAFHYLFRVRNWVRQLKGINKPLYNLVQYGFYAALIYLIFF
- a CDS encoding GIY-YIG nuclease family protein; protein product: MTDKAGTADPGITEQSGAERPLLLGEKPWFLYLVRTKRGHLYTGITLDVARRFAEHQAGKGAKALRGKGPLTLVYSELVGTHSDALRRELAVKRFTKARKEALVAAGQREFEAGRSAG